One window from the genome of Planctomycetota bacterium encodes:
- a CDS encoding extracellular solute-binding protein encodes MRYILGTLLALTILSPFVMRLFVDDGSPEIEATGETARLVIVTPHNPDIRREFAEAFDRWHRENFNGQAVLIDYRVPGGTTQITRLLDKTYSVYVGDDGKLAPPDEVNADLDVVWGGGDFVFNVELKNLIDGQSVLQGIEIDPELLAAAYPQEDIAGIRLFDASEPPQWFGVCLSSFGIVYSPDLVEVLGVEHNPGEPAISTWDGLGDAKLFGTVALADPSKSGSAAVTYMMVIQRKMQDAVDAVGGDESDEVLAAGWADGMRLLTRIAANSRYFTDSASQVPHDVAQADAAAGMAIDFYGGVYVDQVGPERIQFVRPNAATAITPDPVAVLYGVKGEKRELAKRFVEFLLTPEAQRLWIKKVGTEDGPRVAALWRPPIRKDIYAELDPETWTNPTNPFADVGGFNQRSDWMREFSEIRMMWSAAWIDAAAALESAAHRIMDMQDEARRDALLDQLAGPPEITVDVPGDETADITLDRPGLLRLREVRKAVSADDAMDVGEWKAETRIKIAEAYRAHYRSVAEKAE; translated from the coding sequence ATGCGTTACATCCTCGGCACACTGCTCGCGCTTACGATCCTTTCGCCGTTTGTCATGCGGCTGTTTGTCGATGACGGATCGCCGGAGATCGAGGCGACGGGCGAGACGGCGCGGCTCGTGATCGTCACGCCGCACAACCCCGATATCCGCCGCGAGTTCGCCGAGGCGTTCGACCGCTGGCACCGCGAGAACTTCAACGGCCAAGCCGTGCTGATCGACTACCGCGTGCCCGGGGGGACGACGCAGATCACCCGGCTGCTCGACAAAACTTACAGCGTTTACGTCGGCGACGACGGCAAACTCGCACCGCCCGACGAGGTCAACGCCGATCTCGATGTCGTGTGGGGTGGCGGCGACTTCGTGTTCAACGTCGAACTCAAAAACCTGATCGACGGACAGAGCGTTTTGCAGGGCATCGAGATCGACCCCGAACTGCTCGCGGCGGCGTATCCCCAGGAAGACATCGCGGGCATCCGGTTGTTCGACGCATCGGAGCCGCCGCAGTGGTTTGGCGTTTGCCTCAGCAGCTTCGGCATCGTGTACAGCCCGGACTTGGTTGAGGTGCTCGGCGTCGAGCACAACCCCGGCGAGCCCGCGATCAGCACGTGGGACGGCCTCGGCGATGCGAAGCTATTCGGCACTGTCGCCCTGGCCGACCCGAGCAAGTCCGGCAGTGCCGCCGTCACCTACATGATGGTGATCCAGCGGAAGATGCAGGACGCGGTTGATGCGGTAGGCGGTGACGAAAGCGATGAGGTACTCGCGGCCGGCTGGGCCGACGGGATGCGGTTGCTGACACGGATCGCGGCCAACAGCCGATACTTCACCGACAGCGCGAGCCAAGTCCCACACGATGTCGCCCAGGCCGATGCGGCGGCGGGCATGGCGATCGACTTTTACGGTGGCGTCTATGTCGACCAAGTCGGCCCGGAGCGAATTCAGTTCGTGCGGCCCAATGCCGCCACCGCGATCACGCCCGACCCCGTCGCTGTGCTCTACGGCGTCAAGGGCGAGAAACGTGAGTTGGCCAAGCGGTTCGTTGAGTTCCTACTCACGCCCGAAGCCCAGCGGCTTTGGATCAAGAAGGTCGGCACTGAAGACGGCCCCCGCGTCGCGGCTCTCTGGCGGCCGCCGATCCGAAAGGACATTTACGCCGAACTCGATCCCGAGACGTGGACCAACCCGACCAACCCGTTCGCCGATGTCGGCGGCTTCAACCAGCGGTCGGACTGGATGCGTGAGTTTTCCGAGATCCGGATGATGTGGAGCGCGGCATGGATCGACGCGGCAGCTGCGCTTGAGTCGGCCGCCCATCGGATCATGGACATGCAGGATGAGGCCCGGCGTGACGCGTTGCTCGACCAACTCGCCGGTCCGCCCGAAATCACGGTCGATGTCCCCGGCGACGAAACCGCTGATATCACTTTGGATCGTCCGGGCCTTCTGAGATTGCGCGAAGTTCGCAAGGCCGTCTCGGCCGACGACGCGATGGACGTCGGCGAATGGAAGGCCGAGACACGCATTAAGATCGCCGAGGCGTACCGTGCCCATTACCGATCGGTTGCCGAGAAGGCCGAATGA
- a CDS encoding DUF4328 domain-containing protein, giving the protein MTYQDSDPQPVQPDTLEYASGNVGGMGYATFQPNEGRARTAIVLLWINLVLTVIGAIFSVLIGVIVLTDRTQQVGQVLNPDQGAAFWVLVSFGGVVGFAAFAAWVLMIVYYMMWQYRAAGNLGPLGVREQRYTPGWNVGWWFIPFANLVMPFRCMRELETASRTGVGANATKPKSDLANRTQILLLLNIGVGLVGGLIAGIMSDFDENPTTASNTLNVIVEVASGVIGTIYLYLFIRFIKLIQSLQETR; this is encoded by the coding sequence GTGACGTACCAAGACAGCGACCCGCAACCCGTTCAACCCGACACCCTCGAATACGCCAGCGGCAACGTCGGTGGGATGGGTTACGCGACATTCCAGCCAAACGAAGGGCGAGCGCGCACCGCGATTGTCCTACTGTGGATCAACTTGGTATTGACCGTCATTGGCGCGATTTTTTCGGTCCTCATCGGGGTGATAGTTTTAACCGACCGGACGCAGCAGGTCGGCCAAGTGCTCAACCCGGATCAAGGAGCGGCGTTCTGGGTTTTGGTGTCGTTCGGCGGCGTTGTCGGATTCGCCGCGTTTGCGGCATGGGTGCTGATGATCGTTTACTACATGATGTGGCAGTACCGGGCGGCGGGTAACCTCGGCCCGTTGGGCGTGCGGGAGCAGCGTTACACCCCTGGCTGGAATGTCGGCTGGTGGTTCATCCCTTTCGCGAACCTCGTGATGCCGTTCCGTTGCATGCGTGAGTTGGAAACGGCCAGTCGCACCGGCGTCGGCGCGAACGCGACCAAGCCCAAGAGCGACCTCGCCAATCGCACGCAGATTCTTTTGTTGCTCAACATCGGCGTCGGCTTAGTCGGCGGCTTGATCGCCGGGATCATGAGTGACTTCGATGAGAATCCGACGACCGCATCGAACACGCTTAACGTCATCGTTGAAGTTGCGTCGGGTGTCATCGGCACCATCTACCTCTACCTTTTCATCCGCTTCATTAAGCTCATTCAATCTCTCCAAGAAACGCGCTGA
- a CDS encoding ABC transporter ATP-binding protein: MTRVRLENVTKRFGSTVALDNVSIDIESGELFFLLGPSGCGKSTLLRLIAGLHEPTAGKLWFDDNDVTGLSTEKRNAVMCFQSYALWPHMTVRENIRFGLNVRDVGKAEQDTRIDEVLAMVQMTDYADRKPNQLSGGQQQRVALARALAVKPACLLLDEPLSNLDAKLRHEMRSEIRRICKEAGFTTIYVTHDQKEALSVADRIAVLKDGHLMQIGSPGELYHKPHTAFVADFIGQTNLIPGKVLGHEGEEVRLQTPFGELVARHLENNLPSEVTLSIRPEQMQLDLTGRPPRRNRVVGKETEHTFLGEASEHVLDIDGEPLKVIAAPPVFEVPAEVAVSFDPEDVVIVQ, encoded by the coding sequence ATGACTCGCGTCCGTCTCGAAAACGTCACCAAACGCTTCGGCTCCACCGTCGCCCTCGACAATGTCTCCATCGACATCGAGTCCGGCGAACTGTTCTTCCTCCTCGGGCCGAGCGGTTGCGGCAAGTCCACGCTTCTGCGGCTCATCGCGGGCCTGCATGAGCCGACCGCCGGCAAGCTCTGGTTCGACGACAACGACGTCACCGGGCTCTCGACCGAGAAACGCAACGCGGTGATGTGCTTCCAGAGTTACGCGCTTTGGCCGCACATGACGGTGCGGGAGAACATCCGTTTCGGACTCAACGTCCGCGACGTCGGCAAGGCTGAACAAGACACCCGGATCGACGAGGTGTTGGCCATGGTACAGATGACCGACTACGCCGACCGCAAGCCCAACCAACTCTCGGGCGGCCAGCAGCAGCGGGTCGCGTTGGCCCGTGCCTTGGCCGTCAAGCCGGCATGTCTGTTGCTCGACGAACCTTTGTCCAATCTCGACGCCAAGCTCCGCCACGAGATGCGCAGCGAGATTCGCCGAATTTGCAAGGAGGCCGGCTTTACCACGATCTACGTCACGCACGATCAGAAGGAAGCACTGAGCGTCGCCGACCGGATCGCCGTGCTCAAGGACGGCCACCTCATGCAGATCGGTTCGCCCGGCGAGCTCTACCACAAGCCGCACACCGCGTTCGTCGCCGACTTCATCGGGCAAACCAATCTCATCCCCGGAAAGGTACTCGGTCACGAGGGTGAGGAGGTCCGCCTACAAACCCCGTTCGGCGAACTCGTCGCCCGGCACCTGGAAAACAACCTGCCCAGCGAGGTGACGCTCAGCATCCGGCCGGAACAGATGCAGCTCGATCTCACCGGTCGTCCCCCACGCCGCAACCGAGTCGTCGGCAAGGAGACCGAGCACACCTTTCTCGGCGAAGCCAGCGAACACGTTCTGGATATCGACGGCGAACCTTTGAAGGTCATCGCCGCACCGCCGGTGTTCGAAGTCCCGGCCGAGGTCGCGGTGAGTTTCGACCCGGAGGACGTGGTGATCGTGCAGTGA